From the genome of Gammaproteobacteria bacterium:
CAACCGCCTGTCCTTGATGGCTATGGGCAATGCCGGAAGCTCGGACTACTCGGCCACGTTCGACCGCTTTCCCGCTGTGGACTGGCTCAAGCCGATTTGCCGGCGCATCGCCTCGACGCGGGGATGCGGTCGGCGTCGCTGGCGCAGCGCCCAGGGCAATCCGCGAACGGTTTCGACTATCGTCTGCAATCGCGTTCCGGCCAGATCCCCGGTCATCAACAAACGCTTGGTCCGGTGCAAGGCCTCGCCGACCGGCAAGCGCATCCATGCCGTCCAGACAGCGTTCCGCGTCACGGTTCGATGCCGTCCCGCGCGGTCGCGTATCCGGGAAGGCCGATGCCAGGCACGGATCGCATCCAGATACACCAGTTGCCAACCGGCGGCGGCAAGGTCGATCGCCATCAGCTCTTCTTCGCCGCCCACGAAGAAGCGTTGCTCGAAGCCTCCGACCTCCAGAAAGGCCTCGACCCGGATGATGACGGCACAGGCGAGAAAGCCGAGAATTTCAGGCTGCGGCAAGCCGGCCGTTCGCAGCGGGCTTTGTGCCATTTCCCGGCAGGTCGGATCGACATCACCGTGACCCGACAACCTCAGTTCCGCACACAGCAGACCGACGCGCGGATACGCCTGCAGAAACGAGATCGCAGACCGGAATGCCCCGGCCTCCCACCAGGAATCGTCGTCGGCAAACGCGACGAAGGGTGTGTGTGCTGCGACAACCCCATCGTTGCGCCCCGCCGCGCCGGCGTTGTTCCGCCGACGAATGACTCGCACCGGAGGATTGCGCTCCGCCA
Proteins encoded in this window:
- a CDS encoding glycosyltransferase, with the translated sequence MQTARSGFAEPPLITVVVLTHNRCDELMNTLDRLQGLPEKPEIIVVDNASTDDTARRLAERNPPVRVIRRRNNAGAAGRNDGVVAAHTPFVAFADDDSWWEAGAFRSAISFLQAYPRVGLLCAELRLSGHGDVDPTCREMAQSPLRTAGLPQPEILGFLACAVIIRVEAFLEVGGFEQRFFVGGEEELMAIDLAAAGWQLVYLDAIRAWHRPSRIRDRAGRHRTVTRNAVWTAWMRLPVGEALHRTKRLLMTGDLAGTRLQTIVETVRGLPWALRQRRRPHPRVEAMRRQIGLSQSTAGKRSNVAE